In Chitinophaga nivalis, a single genomic region encodes these proteins:
- a CDS encoding DUF1569 domain-containing protein translates to MMATDFLTAPQLTVYLERLHEDTPAVWGKMNAIQMLEHLGAALQASCNTKGPQEVVTPPEKIDQYKAFLHNDQEIRRHTPSPLQGEIPPPPRAADIATAADRLLEEVNNFHTYFQQLPERQTVHHIFGLLDYNEWLLFHKKHIEHHFRQFAVL, encoded by the coding sequence ATGATGGCAACCGATTTTTTAACAGCTCCTCAACTGACGGTCTATCTCGAACGACTACACGAAGATACGCCTGCTGTATGGGGAAAGATGAATGCGATACAGATGCTGGAGCACCTGGGCGCTGCGTTACAGGCATCCTGCAACACGAAGGGGCCGCAGGAGGTAGTAACCCCTCCTGAAAAGATAGACCAGTACAAAGCGTTCCTGCACAACGATCAGGAAATAAGACGTCATACGCCGAGCCCACTCCAGGGCGAGATACCACCACCTCCCAGGGCAGCCGATATTGCCACAGCGGCAGACAGACTACTGGAGGAAGTAAATAATTTTCATACCTACTTTCAACAGCTGCCCGAACGGCAAACCGTACATCATATTTTCGGCCTGCTGGATTATAATGAGTGGTTACTGTTTCATAAAAAACATATCGAACACCACTTCCGGCAATTTGCGGTCTTGTAA
- a CDS encoding OmpA family protein, with protein MKNTLLLLFACLCASAVHAQTVTYETAPKKAKASFDRAVDAVRTYQSQEAIKWLQDALKIAPGFTDAYGQMGLCYVEMKNYAAAVRAFEQLKQLDSSGLRPVMVPYSKALAGTGNFVGALQLISQYLAVAKSKNPAAEKLKTNYTFAVQQQHTVPFQPQNLGDPINSKDPEYFPSLTIDSKTLIYTRRVNGRNEDFYISHRDSTGWQPAQNMGEPVNSSFNEGAQNISQDGSLLIFTGCEFPEGRGSCDLYYSEKTATGWTAPKNLGAPVNTRDWESQPCLSADNQTLYFARETPESGADIFVTTRQQNGQWSVPQRLGPNINTGGRETTPFIHADGQTLYFASNGHPGYGGLDIFYSRRQPDGSWGPATNLGYPINTIDEDASLVVEANGKTAYFASDRSDTRGALDIYSFELYPEARPLQTLYVKGYVYDTLSHARLTANIDVIDLQGGYTIAAVRTNENGDFLAPLPVGKDYAFHVNKKGYLFYSDNFSLKTHNPGIPFEKNIPLQPLAANASIILHNIFFDSKAYDLKPASLTELNKLVNLLQDNPTVKIEIAGHTDNVGSDKDNLLLSENRAKAVVKYLTGKGIAASRLTAKGFGETQPIATNDTEDGRAANRRTVFRIISM; from the coding sequence AACCGCACCAAAGAAAGCCAAAGCCAGTTTTGACCGTGCAGTAGATGCGGTACGTACCTATCAGTCGCAGGAAGCCATCAAATGGCTGCAGGATGCCCTGAAAATTGCGCCAGGCTTCACCGACGCATACGGACAAATGGGCCTGTGTTATGTAGAAATGAAAAACTATGCGGCCGCTGTCCGGGCCTTTGAACAATTAAAACAGCTGGATAGCAGCGGACTTCGCCCCGTGATGGTACCTTATTCCAAAGCACTGGCAGGAACCGGAAATTTCGTAGGGGCGTTACAGTTAATCAGTCAGTATCTCGCCGTTGCCAAATCTAAAAATCCGGCAGCAGAAAAACTGAAAACCAACTACACCTTTGCCGTCCAACAACAACATACGGTTCCCTTTCAGCCGCAAAACCTGGGCGATCCTATCAACAGCAAAGACCCGGAATATTTTCCTTCGCTCACCATCGATAGTAAGACCCTTATTTATACCCGCCGGGTAAACGGACGGAATGAAGATTTTTATATCAGCCATCGGGATAGCACCGGCTGGCAACCCGCACAGAATATGGGCGAACCAGTGAACTCCTCTTTCAATGAAGGCGCACAGAATATTTCCCAGGATGGCAGCTTACTGATATTTACCGGTTGTGAATTTCCGGAAGGGAGAGGCAGCTGCGACCTTTATTACTCAGAAAAAACAGCTACCGGCTGGACGGCTCCCAAAAACCTGGGGGCACCGGTTAACACCCGCGACTGGGAATCACAGCCTTGTTTATCTGCCGATAACCAAACCCTGTATTTTGCCCGGGAAACACCGGAAAGCGGCGCGGATATTTTTGTGACTACGCGGCAGCAAAACGGACAGTGGAGTGTACCGCAACGGTTAGGCCCCAACATCAACACCGGCGGCCGGGAAACCACTCCTTTTATCCATGCCGACGGGCAAACGCTGTATTTCGCATCCAATGGTCACCCGGGTTATGGTGGCCTGGATATTTTCTATTCCCGGCGGCAACCGGACGGCAGCTGGGGGCCTGCTACCAACCTGGGATATCCTATCAATACCATCGATGAAGATGCCTCCCTCGTCGTAGAAGCCAATGGCAAAACTGCCTACTTTGCTTCCGATCGTTCCGATACCCGCGGCGCACTGGATATCTATAGTTTTGAACTATATCCGGAAGCCCGGCCGCTGCAAACTTTGTATGTAAAAGGTTATGTGTATGATACCCTTTCCCATGCCCGGCTGACAGCTAATATTGATGTGATTGACCTGCAGGGTGGTTATACCATTGCAGCCGTACGTACCAACGAGAACGGCGATTTCCTCGCACCACTGCCGGTAGGGAAAGATTATGCTTTTCATGTCAATAAAAAAGGGTATCTTTTTTACTCAGATAATTTCTCACTGAAAACACATAACCCAGGCATTCCGTTTGAAAAAAACATTCCACTACAACCACTGGCAGCCAATGCCAGTATTATCCTGCATAATATTTTCTTCGACAGTAAGGCCTATGACCTGAAACCGGCATCGCTGACAGAACTGAATAAACTGGTGAATCTTTTACAGGATAATCCAACCGTGAAAATTGAAATAGCTGGTCATACCGACAATGTTGGCAGTGATAAAGACAACCTGTTGTTATCAGAAAACCGGGCCAAAGCAGTGGTGAAATACCTGACTGGAAAAGGCATTGCTGCAAGCCGGCTGACAGCGAAAGGCTTTGGAGAAACACAGCCAATCGCCACCAATGATACCGAAGATGGGCGTGCTGCCAACAGGCGTACCGTATTCCGGATTATCAGTATGTAG
- a CDS encoding 5'-nucleotidase, lipoprotein e(P4) family, which produces MIRKRLWISVLLLGMLACKTTQPVVTQNTTAPLLPKGPAWAALYQQQSGEYKALCLQAYQLAAWRLDQYLAQRGNKPLAVVTDIDETVLDNSPYSVHQALSGKTYDEKSWAEWTAKASADTVPGAPAFFKYAASRNVTVFYITNRVAAEKEATLKNLQQYGFPNADAQHLLLKTTTSGKEPRRQEVLKQYEIVLLFGDNLSDFSDIFDKKPYAVRNETALKAAANFGSRFIVLPNPMYGDWEGALYNYQYNLSTQQKDSVMQSRLKNY; this is translated from the coding sequence ATGATCAGGAAACGGTTATGGATAAGTGTATTATTGTTAGGTATGTTGGCATGTAAAACAACACAACCTGTGGTTACCCAAAATACCACTGCCCCACTGCTGCCCAAAGGGCCGGCATGGGCGGCGCTGTATCAGCAGCAATCCGGTGAATACAAGGCGTTGTGTCTGCAGGCCTATCAGCTGGCAGCATGGCGGTTAGATCAATACCTGGCACAACGGGGAAATAAACCACTGGCAGTAGTGACAGACATTGATGAAACAGTATTGGATAACAGTCCTTATTCTGTACATCAGGCATTGAGCGGAAAAACCTATGATGAAAAAAGCTGGGCAGAATGGACCGCTAAAGCCAGTGCAGATACGGTACCCGGAGCACCTGCCTTTTTTAAATATGCGGCTTCCAGAAATGTAACCGTGTTTTATATCACCAACAGAGTAGCGGCTGAAAAAGAAGCAACCCTGAAAAACCTGCAGCAGTACGGGTTCCCGAATGCTGATGCACAACACCTGTTGCTGAAAACAACTACCTCCGGTAAAGAACCACGCCGGCAGGAAGTGTTGAAACAGTATGAAATTGTGTTATTGTTTGGAGATAACCTGAGCGACTTTTCCGACATCTTCGATAAAAAGCCATATGCTGTCAGAAACGAAACGGCATTGAAGGCTGCTGCCAACTTCGGCAGCCGCTTTATTGTGCTGCCCAACCCGATGTATGGCGATTGGGAAGGCGCTTTGTATAATTATCAATATAACCTTTCCACACAACAGAAAGACTCCGTGATGCAAAGCCGGTTGAAGAATTACTGA